Proteins co-encoded in one Arachis hypogaea cultivar Tifrunner chromosome 13, arahy.Tifrunner.gnm2.J5K5, whole genome shotgun sequence genomic window:
- the LOC112736944 gene encoding NADH dehydrogenase [ubiquinone] 1 beta subcomplex subunit 9, with translation MSLTSTAAHAARRAAQRERVRILYRRALKDTLNWAVHRHLFYDDAANLRERFEQHRHVEDLDTIDRMIEDGEATYNKWRHPDPYIVPWAPGGSKFTRNPTPPEGIEIVYNFGREDND, from the exons atgagTCTGACATCGACGGCGGCGCACGCTGCTCGGAGGGCGGCGCAAAGAGAGAGGGTCCGGATCCTCTACAGACGCGCCCTCAAAGACACCCTCAATTGGGCCGTCCATCGTCACCTCTTCTACGACGAC GCAGCTAACCTCCGCGAAAGGTTCGAGCAACACAGACACGTG GAAGACCTTGATACCATCGATCGGATGATAGAAGATGGTGAAGCTACCTACAATAAGTGGCGCCACCCTGATCCTTATATAG TTCCTTGGGCTCCTGGTGGTTCCAAGTTTACTCGCAACCCAACTCCACCCGAGGGG ATTGAGATAGTTTATAACTTTGGTCGTGAAGATAATGACTGA